In the genome of Solanum stenotomum isolate F172 unplaced genomic scaffold, ASM1918654v1 scaffold18682, whole genome shotgun sequence, one region contains:
- the LOC125850706 gene encoding putative receptor protein kinase ZmPK1: MVDDGDCHNPITSFPSSTFNIYDFIQILETLKSLKLYYLFPFLVLSFLVLSFPLITSSRILLKGDSFSVKDDSHFITSPQKTFTCGFYPIESTSNAYYFGIWYTNSREKTVVWNAKQDRPVNLKGSKLTLRKNGALVLTDVDDTIVWQTNTTSFDVEKAEVLETGNLVLKNPKGDILWQSFDLPTDTLLPDQRFTKNHRLVPPLRKGSLSPGYFSLYFDSDNVLRMIYDGPFVSSIYWPNRERDVYGNGRTSQNSSRFAYFDGMGRFFSSDMLQFNVSDMGLGILRRLTINTDGNLRMYSLDNSTGLWKMSWQAIAQPCIVHGICGRFSICTYVSKPKCTCPPGYEMVDGSDWSRGCRPMFRSRSLESRHVKFVEVPNVDYWGFDLNATTPLSFESCRELCLGDPRCRAFVYRRTGEGSCYTKGILFNGYRSPGFPGSVFLKLPMNLSASESGHLMLEGTDAKCGLSPENVLFGSPSMYVLDFKKVKWIYLYLFCSTLGGIEIMFFVLGWWALFSKHGIPASIEDGYKMVSSTQFRRFTYTELKKATKNFKVELGRGGSGAVYKGVLADGRAVAVKKLSNEFQEEFWAKMTTIGRINHMHLVRMWGFCSEGRRQLLVYEYVENSSLDRHLSRADILGWKQRFAVALGTAKGLAYLHDECLEWVIHCDVKPENILLDSEFEPKIADFGLAKLSQRGGPGSDFTKIRGTKGYMAPEWALNQPITAKVDVYAFGIVILEMIKGSRLSSWVVDDSECDHEQDSQLGKFVRMVKRKIQSGEDSWVEKLVDPRLEGKFSKNQAVTLLEIGLSCVEQDRNKRPTMASVVQTLLDCEDETTQIT, translated from the coding sequence CAACCCCATTACTTCTTTCCCttcatcaactttcaacatTTATGATTTTATCCAAATTCTTGAAACCTTGAAAAGTTTGAAACTTTACtatctttttccctttttagttTTATCATTTCTTGTTTTGTCTTTCCCTTTGATAACATCATCAAGAATTTTGCTTAAAGGTGATTCTTTTTCAGTTAAAGATGATTCACATTTCATTACTTCTCCACAAAAAACATTCACTTGTGGTTTTTATCCTATAGAAAGTACTAGTAATGCTTATTATTTTGGAATTTGGTACACAAATTCAAGAGAAAAAACTGTTgtttggaatgctaaacaagaTAGGCCTGTTAATCTCAAAGGGTCAAAGTTAACATTAAGAAAGAATGGAGCTTTAGTTTTAACAGATGTTGATGATACAATTGTTTGGCAAACAAACACAACATCATTTGATGTTGAAAAGGCTGAGGTTCTTGAAACAGGAAACTTAGTATTGAAGAATCCTAAAGGTGATATTTTGTGGCAGAGTTTTGATTTGCCTACTGATACTTTATTGCCTGATCAAAGATTTACCAAGAATCATAGATTAGTTCCTCCTTTGAGGAAAGGGAGTTTATCACCTGGATACTTTAGTTTGTACTTTGATAGTGATAATGTATTGAGAATGATTTATGATGGTCCTTTCGTTTCGAGTATATACTGGCCTAATCGCGAAAGGGATGTGTATGGGAATGGTAGAACTAGTCAGAATAGTAGTAGATTTGCTTATTTTGATGGAATGGGTAGATTTTTCTCAAGTGATATGTTGCAATTCAATGTTTCTGATATGGGGCTTGGGATATTGAGAAGATTGACTATAAATACTGATGGGAATTTGAGGATGTATAGTTTGGATAACTCGACAGGGTTATGGAAGATGTCGTGGCAAGCTATTGCACAACCTTGTATTGTGCATGGAATATGTGGAAGATTTTCGATATGTACTTATGTATCGAAGCCTAAATGTACATGTCCTCCTGGATATGAGATGGTTGATGGAAGTGATTGGAGTAGAGGTTGTAGGCCAATGTTTAGATCAAGAAGTTTGGAGTCTAGACATGTCAAGTTTGTGGAAGTTCCTAATGTTGATTATTGGGGTTTTGATCTCAATGCCACTACTCCTTTGTCATTTGAATCTTGTAGGGAATTGTGCTTGGGTGATCCACGTTGTCGTGCATTTGTCTATAGGCGTACTGGGGAGGGATCATGCTATACTAAAGGCATCCTTTTCAATGGATACAGGTCTCCTGGTTTCCCTGGAAGTGTATTCTTGAAACTCCCTATGAATCTAAGTGCATCAGAATCAGGTCATTTGATGCTTGAAGGTACTGATGCAAAATGTGGATTGAGTCCTGAAAACGTTCTTTTTGGTTCTCCTTCTATGTATGTCTTGGATTTTAAGAAGGTGAAGTGGATTTATCTTTACCTGTTCTGttccacccttggtggaatagAGATTATGTTCTTCGTGTTAGGCTGGTGGGCGTTGTTTAGTAAACATGGGATTCCTGCCTCCATTGAGGATGGATATAAAATGGTGTCATCGACTCAATTCAGAAGGTTTACGTATACTGAACTTAAGAAAGCAACAAAAAACTTCAAGGTTGAGCTAGGAAGAGGAGGTTCAGGAGCTGTTTATAAAGGAGTTTTAGCAGATGGAAGAGCGGTTGCAGTCAAGAAACTTTCAAATGAGTTTCAAGAAGAATTTTGGGCAAAGATGACTACCATAGGAAGAATCAACCATATGCATTTGGTGAGGATGTGGGGATTTTGTTCTGAAGGTAGACGTCAGCTTTTGGTCTATGAATACGTCGAGAACTCATCACTTGACAGGCATCTTTCCAGGGCTGATATTCTTGGATGGAAACAAAGGTTTGCAGTGGCACTAGGGACAGCCAAAGGTCTGGCATATCTTCATGATGAATGTCTTGAATGGGTGATTCATTGTGATGTGAAGCCTGAAAATATACTTCTCGATAGTGAATTCGAGCCCAAGATTGCAGATTTTGGACTTGCAAAGCTGTCCCAAAGAGGCGGCCCTGGTTCAGATTTCACCAAGATTCGCGGTACTAAAGGCTACATGGCTCCTGAATGGGCTTTGAACCAACCTATAACAGCAAAAGTTGATGTTTATGCCTTTGGGATTGTAATACTAGAAATGATCAAAGGAAGTAGGCTATCAAGTTGGGTGGTGGATGATAGTGAATGTGATCACGAACAAGATTCACAGCTTGGAAAATTTGTCAGGATGGTGAAGAGGAAGATTCAAAGTGGAGAAGATTCTTGGGTGGAGAAACTTGTCGATCCACGACTAGAAGGCAAATTTAGCAAGAACCAGGCAGTGACACTGCTTGAAATAGGCCTTTCTTGTGTTGAGCAAGACAGAAACAAAAGGCCTACAATGGCCTCAGTAGTCCAAACATTGCTGGATTGTGAAGATGAAACAACACAAATAACATAG